One segment of Rubripirellula amarantea DNA contains the following:
- a CDS encoding polysaccharide biosynthesis tyrosine autokinase codes for MQLPPQRGLSKTDQSWSADASRSGNEFGDNGESADLLAALWRYRWAVILPAIVGAVAGLLVFLKTPETLMSSTKLMIESDRPAILDSISGDVIGGVPSIEILESQLFSDRVVSMAFEDERMQPYREQFDNSFRAFLATAIESLKLEPEVSDIRNAQSLIAVMSFQHTNADLCENAVKSFNDALEDFYNERHKSSRDELLRLITVAINDLHPKMNELENKYSQFRTNAPLAWNNEGEAINPHRERQLFLVAKRSEMIENMRAKAAQLAAVEAIAKQATNPIIALSVIGQMYSVKISLPNAGSSGDREIREADGQLAMLELDQQLVPLMIKRNQYANEYGEGHPTVKQLDAELTMMKAELKRIVTDQTSRLLELIEQSQANASDPVGQAKEAVAAVIYAAKAELSLLNDQIKETDAQIEVEKQGAIELAKYEQQNIGMMREVDRYRELMNQLEEQMARVRLTEEEGGTRLSNLVAPQPAVVIGPSLLKSLAIGTFLGLMLGSGLALLLEKNANTFRDADEIATMLGVPVLTHVPFFKAKQRRTKKGEINAYADLDPSLLVLHQPSSVAAEAIRSCRTSVFFDTVGIDGGKIIQVSSPLPSDGKTTVAGNLACSIAQSGKKVLAIDCDLRRPQLTDNFAMQDKLGLTNVLNGQCDPVDACHQTPLATLRVMPSGPIPANPAEALTLPEMVELLDLMREEFDYIVIDTPPLLVVTDPSITASMADCVVLTIRIRRKSKPNAKESVNILRSVGANLLGVVINNSDEAGTSDGYRGYGYYRYGRYTSRYSRRSGKSSGGTNAREEYTPMVVEGRGVGALRMERPSQAASSVEPSDEA; via the coding sequence AATGGCGAATCTGCGGATTTGCTCGCTGCCCTTTGGCGTTACCGCTGGGCCGTTATCCTGCCGGCCATTGTAGGTGCCGTCGCCGGATTGCTCGTGTTTTTGAAGACACCCGAGACATTGATGTCATCAACTAAGTTGATGATCGAAAGCGATCGTCCAGCAATCTTAGACTCGATCTCTGGTGATGTAATTGGTGGAGTGCCGAGTATAGAAATTCTTGAATCACAGTTATTTAGTGACCGCGTTGTCTCAATGGCTTTTGAAGACGAGCGGATGCAGCCCTATCGAGAACAATTTGACAACTCGTTCCGGGCTTTCCTGGCAACTGCTATTGAGTCACTGAAGCTAGAACCTGAGGTTTCAGACATCAGAAATGCTCAGTCATTGATAGCTGTTATGTCTTTCCAGCACACTAACGCTGACTTGTGCGAGAACGCTGTCAAATCCTTCAACGATGCTTTGGAAGACTTCTACAACGAACGTCACAAGAGTTCGCGAGATGAATTGCTGCGTCTGATTACAGTTGCAATAAATGATTTGCATCCGAAGATGAACGAACTGGAAAACAAGTATAGCCAATTTCGAACGAACGCACCTTTGGCATGGAACAACGAGGGAGAGGCGATCAATCCACACCGCGAGCGTCAACTGTTCTTGGTTGCCAAGCGAAGCGAGATGATCGAAAACATGCGTGCCAAAGCCGCACAACTAGCTGCTGTCGAAGCCATTGCTAAACAAGCCACGAATCCAATCATTGCCTTGAGCGTGATCGGACAAATGTATTCCGTGAAGATAAGTCTTCCTAATGCCGGAAGTTCGGGCGATCGGGAGATCCGGGAGGCTGATGGCCAACTTGCGATGCTTGAGCTTGACCAGCAACTTGTTCCGCTGATGATCAAACGTAACCAGTATGCGAACGAGTATGGCGAAGGTCACCCTACCGTTAAACAACTCGATGCTGAACTAACGATGATGAAAGCTGAGCTAAAGCGAATCGTCACCGACCAAACATCGCGTCTTCTAGAACTGATTGAACAAAGTCAAGCCAATGCTTCCGATCCGGTAGGCCAAGCAAAAGAAGCTGTCGCAGCGGTAATCTACGCGGCGAAGGCGGAACTCTCCCTGCTCAATGATCAAATCAAAGAGACCGATGCTCAAATCGAAGTAGAAAAGCAAGGCGCGATTGAACTTGCCAAGTATGAACAGCAAAACATTGGCATGATGCGGGAGGTTGACCGCTACCGCGAATTGATGAACCAACTCGAAGAGCAAATGGCTCGCGTACGGCTAACCGAAGAAGAAGGTGGCACGCGATTGAGCAACCTAGTTGCTCCTCAACCAGCAGTAGTTATTGGCCCTAGCTTGCTAAAGTCCCTCGCAATAGGCACTTTCTTGGGATTGATGCTTGGCTCCGGACTGGCTCTGTTGTTGGAAAAGAATGCAAATACGTTCCGCGATGCGGATGAGATTGCCACGATGTTGGGTGTTCCCGTGCTCACGCACGTTCCATTCTTCAAGGCAAAGCAACGCCGGACTAAGAAGGGAGAAATCAACGCATATGCTGATCTAGATCCGTCGTTGTTAGTTCTGCACCAACCTTCATCGGTAGCAGCAGAAGCAATTCGATCATGCCGTACCTCCGTTTTCTTTGATACGGTCGGGATCGACGGCGGGAAGATCATTCAAGTTTCAAGTCCGTTGCCTTCGGACGGCAAAACAACGGTAGCTGGCAACTTGGCCTGCTCCATAGCACAGAGTGGTAAGAAGGTCCTAGCGATTGATTGTGACTTGCGTCGTCCTCAGTTGACGGACAACTTTGCGATGCAGGATAAGCTCGGCCTCACCAATGTTCTTAATGGTCAATGTGACCCTGTTGATGCTTGCCATCAGACTCCGCTTGCTACGTTGCGAGTGATGCCTAGCGGCCCCATTCCAGCCAATCCAGCCGAAGCATTGACGCTACCTGAAATGGTCGAATTGTTGGACTTAATGCGAGAAGAGTTCGATTACATTGTCATTGATACGCCGCCGCTACTAGTGGTAACTGACCCGAGCATCACAGCCAGCATGGCAGACTGCGTCGTCCTAACCATTCGAATTCGCCGCAAGAGCAAACCCAACGCTAAGGAATCGGTGAACATCCTGCGCAGCGTCGGTGCCAATCTGCTAGGCGTTGTAATTAACAATTCCGATGAAGCGGGCACTAGCGATGGTTACAGAGGCTATGGCTATTACCGTTACGGGCGATACACCAGTCGCTACTCTCGCCGATCCGGCAAATCGAGTGGCGGCACGAATGCTCGCGAAGAATACACTCCAATGGTCGTTGAAGGCCGTGGTGTTGGAGCCCTTCGCATGGAACGACCTTCCCAGGCCGCCAGCAGTGTCGAACCTTCGGACGAAGCATGA
- the xrtU gene encoding exosortase U: protein MTTLEDIMATHGQTNRKPLGYLYWLALLLPFLPMLLPYLASLWSLDYYRFFPIALLTVAFLAWKRVARPLEPPRGYFGWILVGLALALAASSIIVGTFAPAVIGFAIAITGFFWSQSDRSGSSTFALCLPVWVLVRPPFGLDELLIVWLQRASARLMSVILDFVAIPHGIRGNELRLPDKELFVAELCSGILSFYTIAFLAFIIMALMRRKIFLAPVYLAIAVIVSVVAYTAKISLITMADAWLQWDWTSGWASSILGYIILLLCFGLLWSFDNLVASFCHPVEGTHGASEYNPLVKLWNLLFDDGKEASLSQTTETRQSNSRSNMRYVFLSLCLLLTLGTLFASISYVSAGTSSSGDDVSLQLIIDPSPQLIEDATKHLTIEDHQRNRNNENRKLGRNADIWTCTFQDATCQILISQTFSRWQEFSISYQRDWRLLNRGRSSIPEDVTDITDRTPIAMARFRKRVDTANSYGYLLYSALTPDGVAVAPPQDLGRLTAYLDFRRSNQREPLLMMQAWLITEGRLSAAEIDEVRSDFFRIRDSLASEVRSGASSQQPRTPDVPVTGESQGLDQ from the coding sequence ATGACGACGCTGGAAGACATTATGGCCACGCATGGTCAGACAAATAGGAAACCCTTGGGATACTTGTATTGGCTTGCACTGCTGCTGCCATTCCTGCCCATGCTGCTGCCTTATCTGGCGTCATTGTGGAGCCTGGACTACTACCGATTCTTTCCTATCGCATTGCTAACCGTCGCCTTTCTAGCCTGGAAGCGAGTAGCTCGACCGCTAGAGCCTCCACGAGGATATTTTGGCTGGATTCTCGTTGGCTTAGCACTCGCACTAGCAGCTAGCAGTATTATCGTGGGCACGTTCGCCCCAGCTGTGATCGGGTTTGCCATCGCAATCACTGGCTTCTTCTGGTCGCAGAGCGATCGTTCTGGGAGTTCAACCTTCGCATTGTGCCTGCCAGTATGGGTTTTGGTCAGACCTCCTTTTGGACTCGATGAGCTTCTCATCGTCTGGCTTCAACGCGCCTCCGCTCGACTCATGAGCGTGATTTTAGACTTCGTGGCAATTCCGCATGGAATTCGAGGAAATGAATTACGGTTGCCGGACAAGGAGCTATTCGTTGCTGAATTGTGCTCCGGCATTCTGTCGTTTTATACGATTGCGTTTCTCGCATTTATCATAATGGCACTGATGAGACGCAAGATTTTCTTGGCACCGGTTTATCTAGCCATTGCGGTCATTGTCTCAGTAGTTGCCTACACCGCCAAGATCTCACTGATCACGATGGCGGACGCTTGGCTGCAATGGGACTGGACGTCTGGTTGGGCGAGTTCCATCTTGGGCTATATCATTCTATTGCTATGCTTCGGTCTGCTTTGGTCGTTTGACAACCTAGTGGCTAGCTTTTGTCATCCTGTTGAAGGGACGCATGGCGCGAGTGAATACAACCCTTTGGTCAAGTTATGGAATCTGCTATTTGACGATGGCAAAGAGGCTTCACTCAGTCAAACAACTGAGACCAGACAGTCGAATTCAAGATCTAACATGCGCTACGTGTTCTTGTCACTGTGCTTGCTGTTGACGCTTGGAACCCTGTTTGCGTCTATCAGTTATGTCAGTGCAGGAACGAGCTCATCGGGTGACGATGTGTCTTTGCAGCTTATCATCGACCCATCGCCTCAACTTATCGAGGACGCGACGAAACACCTGACGATCGAAGATCACCAACGAAACCGCAACAACGAAAACCGGAAGCTTGGCCGTAACGCCGACATTTGGACGTGCACCTTTCAAGATGCTACTTGTCAAATTTTGATCAGCCAAACCTTTTCGAGGTGGCAAGAATTTTCAATCTCGTATCAACGGGACTGGAGACTTCTCAACCGAGGAAGGTCGAGCATTCCTGAGGACGTCACAGACATTACCGACAGGACTCCAATAGCAATGGCAAGGTTTCGCAAGCGAGTCGACACTGCGAACTCGTACGGATACCTTTTATATTCCGCACTCACTCCTGATGGCGTCGCCGTTGCTCCGCCCCAAGACCTGGGTAGGTTAACTGCTTATCTTGATTTCCGGAGGAGCAACCAACGAGAACCTCTGCTGATGATGCAAGCGTGGCTTATCACTGAAGGACGTTTATCTGCAGCGGAGATCGACGAGGTCCGAAGCGACTTTTTTCGGATCCGAGACTCCCTCGCTTCGGAGGTCCGATCCGGTGCCAGTAGTCAACAACCACGTACTCCCGATGTGCCAGTCACCGGAGAATCCCAAGGCCTTGATCAATGA
- a CDS encoding tetratricopeptide repeat protein → MMQYFNPLAWARWIRQFVYAWLLSIPWQSAAKASPAVATLIVILIVASVAFSGFSSWRNSLIAAQTETAWQNEDYATAELVIRRQLNMNRQSPDLLYRLGLARDSQEERDEATEIMRNLVRSYNHAPAAMWILRNVYSELAWAKLSKAERNELGNLLSLLSREAPKDPNIKRTYADYLITTGDEEMAIKLLSELAENQPMQGLRAAAVAKRLGKNRQSVMLAEQTLSNLQKRASEEPGDIRLSLAIAQNQIFLEKHPESVRTLQTAIANAKTPEEADLLRMSMSDAIVVWIGSIEKAPVETQEDKLQVLKMLQVALKFAPNNPRVLTLVADQVLATLDENDEQLKKIRNALVSGSSPGIAHFIRGTAALMKDDVERATTSLELAAKELPRSGAILNNLAVALSMRGDEHLERALKISEQAISTTPNATPHFYETRGQILFRLKRYQDAITDLELALSVPSLAPQAHLSLAVCYRELGEPELAKMHEEAAKTTASASEPTSESS, encoded by the coding sequence ATGATGCAATACTTTAACCCTCTTGCATGGGCTCGGTGGATTCGTCAATTCGTTTATGCTTGGCTGCTTTCCATTCCTTGGCAAAGTGCCGCTAAGGCCTCTCCCGCTGTTGCGACGCTCATTGTGATTTTAATCGTGGCGTCAGTTGCGTTTTCGGGCTTTAGTTCGTGGCGTAATTCGCTTATCGCGGCGCAGACGGAGACCGCCTGGCAAAACGAAGACTACGCTACCGCTGAATTGGTAATTCGACGCCAGCTCAACATGAACCGACAGTCGCCCGATCTGCTTTACAGATTGGGGCTCGCACGTGATTCCCAGGAAGAGCGTGACGAAGCAACTGAAATCATGCGAAACTTGGTTCGGTCATATAACCATGCTCCCGCAGCCATGTGGATTTTGCGAAACGTCTATTCTGAATTGGCATGGGCGAAGCTCAGCAAAGCTGAACGCAATGAGCTGGGGAACCTGCTATCTCTGCTCAGCCGGGAAGCTCCCAAAGACCCCAACATCAAACGTACATACGCGGACTACCTCATCACCACAGGTGATGAAGAGATGGCAATCAAACTTCTTTCCGAACTGGCAGAGAATCAGCCCATGCAGGGCTTACGGGCTGCCGCAGTCGCAAAACGACTTGGAAAGAATCGACAATCTGTAATGCTCGCCGAGCAAACGCTCAGCAACTTGCAAAAGCGGGCTTCTGAAGAACCTGGTGACATTAGGCTCTCACTTGCAATTGCCCAGAACCAAATTTTCTTGGAAAAGCATCCCGAATCCGTTCGTACTCTGCAAACCGCAATCGCCAATGCAAAGACTCCTGAAGAAGCAGACCTTCTTCGGATGTCGATGAGCGATGCAATCGTCGTTTGGATTGGCTCGATAGAAAAAGCTCCAGTCGAAACCCAAGAAGACAAACTGCAAGTGCTTAAGATGCTGCAGGTCGCGTTAAAGTTCGCGCCGAATAATCCCCGAGTGTTGACACTCGTGGCGGATCAGGTGCTAGCAACGCTGGACGAAAATGATGAACAACTCAAAAAAATTCGTAATGCCCTCGTATCAGGCAGCTCGCCTGGTATCGCGCACTTCATTCGGGGCACCGCAGCATTGATGAAAGACGATGTTGAACGAGCTACTACGTCTCTCGAATTGGCAGCAAAGGAATTGCCTCGTAGCGGAGCTATTCTCAATAACTTAGCCGTGGCACTGTCGATGCGTGGTGACGAGCACCTAGAGCGGGCCTTAAAAATATCCGAGCAGGCAATTTCGACGACCCCAAACGCTACTCCGCATTTTTATGAAACTCGCGGTCAAATACTCTTCCGGCTAAAACGATATCAAGACGCGATAACCGACCTCGAATTGGCGCTTAGCGTCCCGTCGCTAGCACCACAGGCTCATTTGTCGCTCGCAGTTTGTTATCGCGAACTTGGAGAACCAGAGTTGGCAAAAATGCATGAAGAAGCTGCAAAAACGACTGCCTCAGCCAGCGAACCTACTTCTGAGTCCTCATAG
- the groL gene encoding chaperonin GroEL (60 kDa chaperone family; promotes refolding of misfolded polypeptides especially under stressful conditions; forms two stacked rings of heptamers to form a barrel-shaped 14mer; ends can be capped by GroES; misfolded proteins enter the barrel where they are refolded when GroES binds) yields MSKIIAFDQEAREAIRRGVSKLARTVKVTLGPKGRNVILQKSFGSPTVTKDGVTVAKEIELEDVFENMGARMVREVASKTSDVAGDGTTTATVMAEAIFNEGLKAVVAGVNPIQMKAGIETAVADITEKLHKMATKVKDQEAMANVATIASNNDREIGELLADAMSKVGKDGVITVDEGKSLKTEQEWVEGMQFDRGYLSPYFVTDPTSMEVVLEDAYILVFEKKISNIKDMVPMLEKVVQQGKPLLIIAEDVDGEALATLVINRLRGTFTVCAVKAPGYGDRRKAMMEDIAILTGGQAIFEALGVKLESVDLPQLGRAKKIIIDKDNTTIIEGGGKSSDIKARIDQIRREIENSTSDYDREKLEERLAKLAGGVAKVNVGAATESEMKEKKARVEDALHATRAAVEEGILPGGGVALLRASASVKPADTLTHDQIVGYNIVLRACRAPITMIAENAGQDGGIVCEKVINSKGNEGYNALTDTYEDLVKAGVIDPTKVTRTALANAASVSTLLLTSDALVADKPEKGKGGTGGDHDMY; encoded by the coding sequence ATGTCAAAAATTATTGCTTTTGATCAGGAAGCTCGCGAAGCGATTCGTCGCGGTGTTTCCAAACTCGCTCGCACCGTCAAAGTCACTCTTGGTCCCAAGGGTCGCAACGTTATCTTGCAAAAGAGCTTCGGTAGCCCAACCGTCACGAAGGACGGCGTTACCGTTGCCAAAGAAATCGAGCTCGAAGATGTCTTCGAAAACATGGGCGCTCGAATGGTCCGCGAAGTCGCCAGTAAGACTTCGGACGTTGCCGGCGACGGAACGACCACCGCAACGGTAATGGCCGAGGCGATCTTCAATGAAGGCCTCAAGGCTGTGGTCGCTGGCGTTAATCCAATTCAGATGAAGGCCGGTATCGAAACCGCTGTTGCCGACATCACCGAAAAACTTCACAAGATGGCTACCAAGGTCAAAGACCAGGAAGCCATGGCGAACGTTGCCACCATCGCCAGCAACAACGATCGCGAGATTGGTGAATTGCTTGCCGACGCGATGAGCAAAGTGGGCAAAGACGGCGTTATCACCGTTGACGAAGGCAAGAGCCTGAAGACCGAACAAGAGTGGGTCGAAGGCATGCAATTCGATCGTGGATACCTGTCACCTTACTTCGTGACCGATCCGACCAGCATGGAAGTCGTCCTTGAAGACGCTTACATCTTGGTCTTCGAGAAGAAGATCAGCAACATCAAGGACATGGTTCCGATGTTGGAAAAGGTCGTTCAACAAGGCAAGCCACTGTTGATCATCGCAGAAGACGTCGACGGCGAAGCGTTGGCGACTCTGGTTATCAACCGCCTTCGCGGAACCTTCACCGTTTGTGCCGTGAAGGCTCCTGGCTACGGCGACCGTCGTAAGGCCATGATGGAAGACATCGCGATCCTGACTGGCGGGCAAGCGATCTTCGAAGCTCTCGGCGTGAAGCTTGAAAGTGTTGATCTTCCGCAGCTTGGGCGTGCGAAGAAGATCATCATCGACAAAGACAACACCACGATCATCGAAGGTGGCGGTAAGAGTTCGGACATCAAGGCTCGAATCGACCAAATCCGTCGCGAGATCGAAAACAGCACCAGCGATTACGATCGTGAAAAGCTGGAAGAGCGACTGGCCAAGTTGGCTGGTGGCGTGGCCAAGGTCAATGTTGGTGCAGCAACCGAATCCGAAATGAAGGAAAAGAAGGCTCGCGTCGAAGACGCGCTGCACGCAACTCGCGCAGCCGTCGAAGAGGGGATTTTGCCTGGTGGCGGTGTTGCACTGCTTCGTGCATCGGCATCGGTTAAGCCAGCTGATACGCTGACTCACGATCAAATCGTGGGCTACAACATCGTGCTGCGAGCTTGTCGTGCCCCGATCACGATGATCGCTGAAAACGCAGGCCAAGACGGCGGCATCGTGTGCGAGAAGGTGATCAACAGTAAAGGTAACGAAGGTTATAACGCGTTGACTGACACCTACGAAGACCTGGTCAAGGCTGGCGTCATCGACCCCACGAAGGTCACCCGCACGGCACTTGCGAACGCGGCTTCGGTATCAACATTGCTGTTGACCAGCGATGCGCTTGTCGCTGACAAACCTGAAAAAGGTAAGGGCGGCACCGGTGGTGACCACGACATGTACTAG
- the groES gene encoding co-chaperone GroES: MATATKKNSKVRLQPMGERIVIKRVESEETTAGGIVLPDSAREKPARGTVVAIGSGKLLDDGSRAKSQLKDGDVVLFSHYAGETVEIDDVEYLLMREDDVLAVIE; the protein is encoded by the coding sequence ATGGCGACTGCCACGAAGAAGAACTCCAAAGTTCGCTTGCAACCCATGGGCGAACGCATCGTTATCAAGCGAGTCGAAAGCGAAGAAACCACTGCTGGCGGTATCGTGCTGCCTGATTCCGCTCGTGAAAAACCTGCTCGCGGCACCGTTGTCGCAATCGGAAGCGGCAAGCTGCTTGACGATGGCAGTCGTGCGAAGAGCCAGCTTAAGGATGGCGATGTGGTTCTGTTCAGTCACTACGCTGGTGAAACCGTCGAAATCGACGACGTCGAGTATCTGTTGATGCGCGAAGACGACGTGCTGGCTGTCATCGAGTAA
- a CDS encoding DinB family protein — MHAKDAIKNAYDFSRMVLSTYVSDLSDAELLNRPCEGCNHVAWQLGHLISSEVMLLESVAPGHGIELPEGFAETHGKENVGSDDAAEFRTKDEYLQYFEQLKASAFAAIDAQTDEDLAKDPPERLAGFCPNVAGVFMLIATHPMMHVGQFVPVRRNLGKAVVI, encoded by the coding sequence ATGCATGCCAAAGATGCCATCAAGAACGCCTATGACTTCAGCCGGATGGTGTTGTCGACTTACGTAAGTGACCTTTCGGACGCAGAGTTGCTTAATCGGCCCTGCGAAGGCTGCAATCACGTCGCGTGGCAACTAGGGCATCTGATCAGCTCCGAAGTCATGCTGCTCGAATCGGTGGCTCCTGGTCACGGGATTGAGCTCCCTGAGGGATTTGCGGAAACGCACGGCAAAGAGAACGTCGGAAGTGATGATGCGGCGGAGTTTCGAACCAAGGATGAGTACCTGCAGTACTTTGAGCAGTTAAAAGCGTCAGCCTTCGCAGCCATTGATGCCCAAACGGACGAAGACCTTGCCAAGGATCCACCGGAGCGATTGGCCGGGTTCTGTCCCAATGTAGCGGGCGTTTTCATGCTGATTGCTACTCATCCGATGATGCACGTCGGCCAATTCGTGCCCGTTCGACGAAACCTTGGCAAGGCAGTGGTCATCTGA